A part of Caldicellulosiruptor owensensis OL genomic DNA contains:
- the tyrS gene encoding tyrosine--tRNA ligase: MDIEHQLKVFKKGAAEIITEEELVEKLKQDRPLNIKLGLDPNVPDVHLGHAVVLRKLKQLQDLGHNIILIIGDFTAMIGDPTGKSETRKQLTKEEVQKNAEPFKQQVLKILDPKKTTVRYNSEWLEPMNFLDVINLASKYTVARMLERETFKQRMEKNLPLSIHEFFYPLMQGYDSVVIEADVELGATEQKFNILMGRTLQKEYGCKTIQVALLMPILVGTDGVNKMSKSLGNYIGINEPPNIMYGKVMSIPDEIMISYYELTTDLEPEEIEEMKRKLEEGTLHPRDAKMRLAREIVKLYHGEEAAIRAEEEFIKVFQKKDIPDNIPEVELQSSKVYLPRFMVENKLCSSTSEGMRLIKSGAVKLNGEKVNDLDIELQNGDVLQVGKLKFVKVKLL; this comes from the coding sequence ATGGATATCGAACATCAATTGAAGGTTTTTAAAAAAGGTGCTGCTGAGATAATTACAGAAGAGGAGCTTGTTGAAAAGTTAAAGCAAGACAGACCTTTAAACATAAAACTTGGGCTTGACCCAAACGTGCCAGACGTTCATCTTGGACATGCTGTGGTTTTGAGGAAACTTAAACAGCTTCAAGACCTTGGACACAATATAATCTTGATAATTGGTGATTTTACTGCAATGATTGGTGACCCGACAGGAAAGTCGGAGACAAGAAAACAGCTTACAAAAGAAGAGGTCCAAAAAAATGCAGAACCTTTCAAACAGCAGGTTTTAAAGATATTAGACCCAAAGAAGACAACAGTCAGATACAACAGCGAATGGCTTGAGCCTATGAACTTCTTGGATGTTATAAACTTGGCATCAAAATACACAGTTGCAAGAATGCTTGAAAGAGAGACATTTAAGCAGAGAATGGAAAAGAACTTGCCACTCTCAATACATGAGTTTTTCTACCCGCTTATGCAGGGGTATGACTCTGTTGTTATAGAAGCCGATGTTGAGCTTGGCGCAACAGAACAGAAATTTAATATTCTAATGGGAAGAACTCTTCAAAAAGAATATGGTTGCAAGACTATTCAGGTTGCGCTTTTGATGCCAATTTTGGTTGGTACAGATGGTGTTAATAAGATGAGCAAGAGCCTTGGAAACTATATTGGAATAAATGAACCGCCAAATATAATGTATGGAAAGGTAATGTCAATCCCTGATGAGATTATGATTTCGTACTATGAACTAACAACCGATTTAGAGCCTGAAGAGATTGAAGAGATGAAAAGAAAGCTTGAAGAAGGGACCCTTCATCCAAGAGATGCAAAGATGAGACTTGCAAGAGAGATTGTAAAGCTCTATCATGGCGAAGAGGCGGCGATAAGGGCTGAAGAAGAATTCATAAAAGTGTTCCAGAAAAAAGACATACCAGACAACATTCCTGAGGTTGAGCTTCAAAGCTCAAAGGTGTATTTGCCAAGGTTTATGGTAGAAAATAAGCTCTGCTCATCTACGAGTGAGGGAATGAGACTTATCAAAAGCGGTGCTGTTAAACTCAACGGTGAGAAGGTAAATGACCTTGACATTGAACTTCAAAACGGCGATGTTTTGCAGGTAGGCAAGCTAAAATTTGTAAAAGTAAAGCTTTTGTGA